Below is a window of Desulfosoma sp. DNA.
TCCTTCAGGTTGGAAACGGGTTTCATGGGATGAAGCCTTGGATACGGCCGCCGAACAAATTCAAAGGATCCTTTCGACCCATGGCCCTCAGTCCTTGGCCTTTCTTGCCACAGCCAAAGGCACCAATGAAGAAAACTATTTAGTGCAAAAGCTGGCGCGTGTTCTAGGAACCCATAACGTGGATCATTGCGCCCGACTATGCCATGCCAGCACCTTGACAGGTCTCGGTCCTATGCTCGGCATGGGGGCAGCAACCAATCCCCTATGGGATCTTGCTCGATCCCATTGCCTCTTTTTCGTGGGGTCCAACCTGGCTGAAAATCATCCGGTAGCCTTTCAGTGGGTTCAGAAGGCGAAAGACGCCGGTGCTCGTATCCTTGTGGCGGATCCTCGACGCACGCCAACCGCCTGGATCGCCGACCTTTACCTGCCGGTGCGTCCCGGCACCGATTTGGCACTCTTTGCTGCCATGCTGCACGTCATCTTTCAGGAAGGTCTTCAGAACGATCGCTTTATCGCCGACAGGACCACCGGCGTGGAAGCTCTGCGAGCTTCGGTCATGCGAACCGACCCTCACTGGGCCGCCCGGATCACCGGTGTTCCCGCTCGAGATATTGTGAGAGCGGCACGACTCTATGCGACTGCCTCAAAAGCGGCCCTTATCTACTGTATGGGAGTCACCCAGCATGTTTTCGGCACGGAAACAGTTCGTGCCTGCGCCGCTCTCGCTTTGGTCACCGGTCATGTAGGCAAGGAAGGCTCAGGCCTTTTCCCCGTGCGCGGTCAGGACAACGTGCAAGGTGCCTGTGACATGGGAGCGTTAAGCGGCCTTCTTCCTGGGTATCGGCCTGTGACAGATGCTGAAGCTCGAAGCTTCTTTGAAAAAGCTTGGGGCCTACCCTCGGGAACTCTGCCTACCACAGCCGGGCTCACGGTCACTGAAATCGAACAGGCCGCAGGGAAAACCATTCAAAGCCTTATCGCCATAGGAGAAAACCCGGTGGTGACCAGTCCCAACAGCTCGAAAACTCGGGAAGCTCTCCAGCGTTTGCCATTTTTCCTTGTAGTGGACCTGTTCTTGACAGAAACGGCCGAGTTGGCTCACCTGGTGC
It encodes the following:
- the fdhF gene encoding formate dehydrogenase subunit alpha, with the protein product MKTVRTVCPYCAVGCHLDLVVENGRITGLEYALDAPINAGRLCAKGHAALDILSHPQRLTHPLRRSPSGWKRVSWDEALDTAAEQIQRILSTHGPQSLAFLATAKGTNEENYLVQKLARVLGTHNVDHCARLCHASTLTGLGPMLGMGAATNPLWDLARSHCLFFVGSNLAENHPVAFQWVQKAKDAGARILVADPRRTPTAWIADLYLPVRPGTDLALFAAMLHVIFQEGLQNDRFIADRTTGVEALRASVMRTDPHWAARITGVPARDIVRAARLYATASKAALIYCMGVTQHVFGTETVRACAALALVTGHVGKEGSGLFPVRGQDNVQGACDMGALSGLLPGYRPVTDAEARSFFEKAWGLPSGTLPTTAGLTVTEIEQAAGKTIQSLIAIGENPVVTSPNSSKTREALQRLPFFLVVDLFLTETAELAHLVLPAAAWAEKSGSRTNTDRRVQWSSQVVPPPGEARPDWAILVSLAHRLGLAKYFPYESPEDVLEEIRHAVPAYKGITPERLRQSTCGIPWPCPDEAHPGTPVLYENRFATEDGLAKLYPLEFAGLPETPDADYPFCLTTGRMTLHYNSGAMTRRTESLLSRAPYLTVEVHPEDAAREGLKSQDHVWVITRRGSIKAQVHLTRAITPGVVFIPFHFPETNRLTQDVLDPQAKIPEYKSAACRLEKVIEG